In the Streptomyces coeruleoprunus genome, GCTGGGGACGGGCAGCGGGGCGGCCAGGCCCTCGACGGTCCGCCGGGCGCTGGGTCCGACGACGGCCGCCCATTCCTGCGGGTCCCGGGCCAGCCAGCCGCTGACCAGCAGGGCGAAGCCGGGGACGTCCCGGGCCAGCTCGACGAGCCGGCGGTCGAAGCAGGTGGCGCCCTCGGGCGTACGGATCAGCAGCGTGCCGGTGCGGAGCACCAGCTCGCGGGTGCGGGCCTCGGGGCGGCCCGCCGCGCCCAGAGCGGCGGCCCGCAGCAGCGCGTCGGGCACGGCGAGGTCCCGGCACGCGTACTGCTCGTGCTCCAGCAGGACGTCGAGGAGTTCGTCCCGCAGGGGGCGCGAGGCGGGCGAGCCGGGCGCGGCCAGGACCGCGGCGAGCGCGCCGCGGACCTCCACGGGGTGACCGCGCAGGAGGTCCGTGACGAGCGGGAAGACCACGGAGCGCGCGGCGGGGCCTTGTTCGAGCCGCCGGTCGACGTAGGCGGCGGCCAGTGTGGCGCCCCCGGGGTGGCGGTCGACGTACGCCAGGACCAGCGCGGCCGCCCGCCGGGCGAGGGCCGGGGTGCGGACGGCGGCGAGCGCGGCCAGGACCTCGGCGGCCCCCGAGCCGTCCCGCAGCCGCGCCCCGAACGCGGCCAGGACGGGCTCGGGGTGCGTGGTCAGGGCCACGGCGAGCGCGTCCGCCGGCAGCCCGCGCGCACCGGACCGGAACGCGGCCAGCGCCTGCGGGAGGTAGCGGCGGCGGGTGTGCGGGTCGCGTACGAGGAGGGCCAGCGCCGGGCCGTGCAGCGCGTGGTCCCCGGGGCGGGCGAGCAGGGCGAGAGCGGCGAAGCGCAGCAGCTCGCGGTCCGGGTCGGCGGTGACGTGGGCGGCGGCGAGCCGGGCGTACGTGGCGGCCGCCACGCGCCGGGCGGGGAGCAGGTCGTCGTGGGCCCACCGGTCGACGGCGCGGCACAGGGCGGACGGCTCGTCCTCCGCGAGGGCGGCGAGCAGTTCGTCGGCGCGGGGGTGGGCGGTGCTGACGAGCGCCTCGCACAGGTCGTCGACGGCGAGGTGCCGGTGGGTGTGGAGGAGCGCCTGCGCGACCCCGGCGACGGTGGCGTGCACGCGGGCGTCCGGCCCGGCGGGCAGCGGCCGTTCGTCGGTGAACCAGCGGCACAGCAGCGGCTGTACGCCACGGGGGTCGGCGGCCAGCCGCTCGGCCACGACGTCGAGGTGGCGGAGCCGGTCGTGGGCGCCGGGCGGGCCGTCGGCCGGGAGGAGGCGGCGCAGCAGGTCGAGCCGTTCGTCCTCGCCGACCCGAAGCCGGGTCCAGAACCAGGGCCCGAAGTCGTCCTGGCCGCCCGCTCCGGGTTCCGCCGATGCGGCGTGCTGCGTGATCCGGTCGGCCAGCGAGCGCAGCACGCCGAGGTGGGGCCGCGCGTCGCGGACCCTGAGCAGCACCTCGCCGAGCAGCCGCCGCGCCCACCACGCGCGGTCCCCGGTGCCTTCGACCGCAGGCTGGATCAGGGTCTCCAGGCGCCGGGACAGGGCCGCCGGGCCCTGGGTGCGGTCCAGGAGGAGCAGCGCCTGGACGACGGGCCCGATCCGGTGGCGCGGGAGCGGCTGGGGGGCCGGAGGGCAGCCGGTGTCGCGGTGGCGCTGGGCGGGGACCAGCGGCCCGGTGGCCGGCGCGTGGCCGGCGGCCCGTGCGGGGAGCCGCTCGGGCTGCTGCCCGGTCCCGTGGACGAGGGCGTGCAGGGCCGCGTCGACGTCGAGGTGGGCGCCCTGGATCCAGTCGGCGGGCTCCTCGTGGGCGAACCGGTACCCGGAGCCCGCCGGCACGAGCAGCCCCTCGGCGAGCACGGCCGAGGCCCAGCCCGTGCTCCACGGGAACAGCTCCTCGAAGGCCTCCCGGTCGAGGGCGCCGTGGCCGGACCCCAGGCAGCGGCGTGCCGCCTCGTGGGTCTGGCCGGCCACGCGGACCGCCAGGCGCCGTACCGCCGAACCGCGCAGGGGCGGCCGGCACGCGGCGGCGATCCTCGTGGCCACGCGCAGGCACAGCAGGTCGAGGTGGGCGGCGAAGACCTCGTCCCGGCCGGGGACCCCGGGCGCCGTCCCGGGCGGGGCGGCCGCCCGTACCTCGGCGAGGAGGCGCAGCGTCAGCGGGTGGCGGGCGTCGGCGGCCGCGACGGACGGGGCGGGGAGCCCGTACCGCTCGCGCATCAGCTCCGCCTCGCCGGCGGTCAGGTCGCCGATGGGCACGGCGTCGGGCAGCCGCTCGACAGGCGCGGCCGGGCGGTGCAGCGTCCCCGCGGGGTGCAGTGCCCCGGCCCGCTCCCAGTGTTCGGGGCGGCAGGCGACCAGGAGCCGTACGCCGTGCGTCCGCAGCCAGGCGACCGTTCCCGAGGTCCAGTCGGCGAGCCGGTGCGCCAGGCGGGGCGGCATCTCCTCAGGGCTGTCGAGGAGGACGAGCAGCGGCCGGTCCGCGTCCCGCGCGAGCCGTGCGACGCGTTCGGCCGTCGGGGCCGAGCCCCCGTCGCGGGGCGCGGGGTAGGCGCTCCAGTCGGCGTTCGAGGCGGCGACGATCCGCCCGGCCTGCCACAGGGCGCGCCCGACGGCGTCGGCGACGGAGGTGTCGTCGGCCCGCAGGTCCGCGCCGCACAGCCAGACCGTGGGGCGCGGTTCGGCGCCGCGCGCCCGGCGGGCCGCGAGGGCGGCCAGCTCCGTGGTGCGGCCGGTGCCCGGTGCGCCGACGAGGGCGCAGACCAGGGTGTTGGGGGAGGCGGCGAAGGCGTCCAGTTCGCGGGCGACGGCGGGGCGGGCGACCGGGTCGGGCCGGGGGGCGGTGCCGCCGGGCCGGCCCGGGAGGCCCGGGAGGCCGGCGAGGGCCGCGGCGCCGCTGCTGGTGGCGGTCAGCTCCAGCGCCCCCGCGAGGTTGAGGTCGCGGCCGTGGGCGGGGACGGTGGCGGCGTTGCGCCGCAGCAGGGCGGCGAGGGGGCCGTGCGGGTCGCGGGCCGCGGCGGGGGTGAGGGGCAGGGCGAGGCCGGCTGCCCGGTGGTCGGTGTGCAGGGCGGTGCCCAGGACGGCCAGGACGGTGCCGGTGGTGGCGTCGAGGACGGGACCTCCGGCGGCCTCGCCGCCTCGGCGCAGGGCCTCGCGGCCGTCCGTGCCGATGGCGAGTTCGAGTGCGTCGCCGACGGCGTGGAAACGGTCGGTGGCGGTGTAGGTGACCTGGGCGGTGCCCAGGACCCTGGCCTCGCGCCAGCCGTGCGCGTGGATGCGTACGTATGTGCCCGTTCCCACGCCGGGGCGGACGGCGATGGGCAGGGGGCGTACGCCGAGCCCTTCGCCGCGGATGAGGGCGAGGGCGTCGTCGGGCAGCGGCGTGATGGCGTCGGCCCCGGCCGCGCAGCTGCGGCCGCCGGGTCCGTGGAGGACCACGGACCGCAGGCCGTCCACGGTTTCGTGGCTGGTCACGACCGTGCCCCGGTCGTCGGCGACGAAGCCGGTCCCCCGTGGCCGGCCCGCCTGATCACAGATCCGTACCAGTGTGGCCCGGTCCCCGCTGTCCATGGTTCGACGGTAGGTCGGTGGTGATCACCACGAGAAGGACGTCGATCGAACGCGCCCCCGAATGCTCCCGCGGTTCACTCCGAGCGCCTGCCCAAGTGGGTGAATAGGCGTTCTGGGGCGGACAGAGACAGAGGGAGGGGGATCGTGGAGCGGGCGAACACCCCTGGCCCGCTCCACGGTGACGGCGCGCCGAGCACCCGTCAGCCGAAGACGGCCAGGCTCTTCGCCCTGCCGCCCTTCTCCTCCACGAGGGCCAGGAAGCGGCCCTCGGGCCCGAACACGGCGACCGGCGACGTGTCGTACGACGGCATGTCGATGCGTACGCCGTTCAGCAGCAGCCGTGCGCGCCGCTCGTCCACCTCCCAGCGCGGGAAGGCGGCCGCGGCGGCCTCGGCGATGGGCATGACGGTCAGCTCCTCCTGGAGCTGGTCGAGCGTGCGGGCCGCGTCCAGCTTGTACGGGCCGACGCGGGTGCGGCGCAGCGCGGTCAGGTGGCCGCCGACGCCGAGGGCGGCGCCCAGGTCGCGGGCGAGGGCCCGGATGTAGGTCCCGGAGGAGCAGACCACCGACACGACGAGGTCGACGACGGGCGTCCCGTCCTCGGCGACGGCGTCGCGCATGTCGTAGACGACGAACTGCGACACGGTGACCGGGCGGGCCGGGATGTCGAAGTCCTCGCCGCCGCGCACGCGGGCGTAGGACCGCTTGCCGTCGATCTTGATGGCGCTGACCTTGGACGGCACCTGCATGATGTCGCCGGTCAGCTTGGCGACCTCGGCGTCGACGTCGGCCCGGGTGACCCCGGAGGCGTCCACGGACGAGGTGATCTCGCCCTCGGCGTCGTCCGTGATCGTGTTCTGGCCGAGCCGGATGGTGCCCAGGTACTCCTTCTCGGTCAGCGCGAGGTGGCCGAGGAGCTTGGTGGCCTTCTCGACGCCGAGGACGAGGACGCCGGTCGCCATGGGGTCGAGCGTGCCGGCGTGGCCGACGCGCCGGGTGCGGGCGATGCCGCGCATCTTGGCGACGACGTCGTGCGAAGTGAAGCCCGACGGCTTGTCGACGATGACAAGGCCGTCGGGCGTACGTGCTGTGCTGCTCATCAGGCGCCGGCGCCGTCCTCGTCCGCCTCGGCCTCGTCCTCGCCGGGCTTGCGGTACGGGTCGGCCTCGCCCGC is a window encoding:
- a CDS encoding serine protease, producing the protein MDSGDRATLVRICDQAGRPRGTGFVADDRGTVVTSHETVDGLRSVVLHGPGGRSCAAGADAITPLPDDALALIRGEGLGVRPLPIAVRPGVGTGTYVRIHAHGWREARVLGTAQVTYTATDRFHAVGDALELAIGTDGREALRRGGEAAGGPVLDATTGTVLAVLGTALHTDHRAAGLALPLTPAAARDPHGPLAALLRRNAATVPAHGRDLNLAGALELTATSSGAAALAGLPGLPGRPGGTAPRPDPVARPAVARELDAFAASPNTLVCALVGAPGTGRTTELAALAARRARGAEPRPTVWLCGADLRADDTSVADAVGRALWQAGRIVAASNADWSAYPAPRDGGSAPTAERVARLARDADRPLLVLLDSPEEMPPRLAHRLADWTSGTVAWLRTHGVRLLVACRPEHWERAGALHPAGTLHRPAAPVERLPDAVPIGDLTAGEAELMRERYGLPAPSVAAADARHPLTLRLLAEVRAAAPPGTAPGVPGRDEVFAAHLDLLCLRVATRIAAACRPPLRGSAVRRLAVRVAGQTHEAARRCLGSGHGALDREAFEELFPWSTGWASAVLAEGLLVPAGSGYRFAHEEPADWIQGAHLDVDAALHALVHGTGQQPERLPARAAGHAPATGPLVPAQRHRDTGCPPAPQPLPRHRIGPVVQALLLLDRTQGPAALSRRLETLIQPAVEGTGDRAWWARRLLGEVLLRVRDARPHLGVLRSLADRITQHAASAEPGAGGQDDFGPWFWTRLRVGEDERLDLLRRLLPADGPPGAHDRLRHLDVVAERLAADPRGVQPLLCRWFTDERPLPAGPDARVHATVAGVAQALLHTHRHLAVDDLCEALVSTAHPRADELLAALAEDEPSALCRAVDRWAHDDLLPARRVAAATYARLAAAHVTADPDRELLRFAALALLARPGDHALHGPALALLVRDPHTRRRYLPQALAAFRSGARGLPADALAVALTTHPEPVLAAFGARLRDGSGAAEVLAALAAVRTPALARRAAALVLAYVDRHPGGATLAAAYVDRRLEQGPAARSVVFPLVTDLLRGHPVEVRGALAAVLAAPGSPASRPLRDELLDVLLEHEQYACRDLAVPDALLRAAALGAAGRPEARTRELVLRTGTLLIRTPEGATCFDRRLVELARDVPGFALLVSGWLARDPQEWAAVVGPSARRTVEGLAAPLPVPSPVPMRAERRGHGTLRPA
- the truB gene encoding tRNA pseudouridine(55) synthase TruB is translated as MSSTARTPDGLVIVDKPSGFTSHDVVAKMRGIARTRRVGHAGTLDPMATGVLVLGVEKATKLLGHLALTEKEYLGTIRLGQNTITDDAEGEITSSVDASGVTRADVDAEVAKLTGDIMQVPSKVSAIKIDGKRSYARVRGGEDFDIPARPVTVSQFVVYDMRDAVAEDGTPVVDLVVSVVCSSGTYIRALARDLGAALGVGGHLTALRRTRVGPYKLDAARTLDQLQEELTVMPIAEAAAAAFPRWEVDERRARLLLNGVRIDMPSYDTSPVAVFGPEGRFLALVEEKGGRAKSLAVFG